GGAACCCTCAACAAGTACGGGCACCGACCATTCTAATATGAAAAAAAGGATTAAAGTATCAAGTGAGTTTCAAGGTCAGTTGAAGCAGATTTTCGAAGCCTATATAGATGTTAAGGATGCCTTGGTAAACGATGATGGCGCGGCCGCACAAAAAGAAGCAAAACAAATGGAAGAAAGTTTGGCCAAAGTCGATATGAAGTTGCTAAAAGACAAAGAGGCACATGATCATTGGATGACCATTCAAAAAGAGCTCAAAGCATCGTCCAATGCAATGGCCAGCACTTCGGATGTCAAGGGGCAAAGAGACCACTTTAAACATTTATCGGCCCACATGATCAGCGGTGTTCAGCTTTTTGGAGTCAATCAAAAAGTGTACAACAGCTTTTGCCCGATGGCAGATAGCAATAAGGGAGCCAATTGGCTAAGCCTGGAAAAGGAGATTCGAAACCCATATTATGGAGAAGCGATGATGACCTGTGGAGAGGTAAAAGCTACTTTGGAATAATTAATTTCCGTAAAAGGCGGATGTGGCCAATAGGTACTAAGTTCCGCTTTTTTACTTTAAAAAAGTTGGATGACGATGAGCGAGAACAGAAGGAAAAGGAGAAAGAAAGAGAGAAAAAAACCGCAAAACAATATCGATAAGAAAGATAAAATTTACGGAATACTGGCGATAGTGCTATTATTTCTTATAGCCACTATATTAGTTATTATCAATGCATTTTCATAGTAACTTTCCTTATGATAGAAGTTGAAACTGGAATAACATGAGCAACATCATCCACATAAAAAATATGGTCTGCCCCAGATGTATAGCGGCAGTATCCAATATTTTGAAAGATTTGGAGATTCCATATGTATCTATAAAATTGGGAGAAGTGGAATTGCCTGCAACACTTGCTTTAAAGAAAAAATTGTCCTTGTCCATAGAGCTTCAGGAATCCGGATTCAGCTTGATAAACGACCGTAAAAGTCAACTTATAGAACAGATGAAAACCTTGGTCGTGGACAAAATCCATCATTCTTCCGATGGATTGGATATTAAATGGGCGGACTATATAAGCGAAAAACTCCATCTTGATTACAAGTACTTAAGTTCCCTTTTTTCATCTGTGGAAAGCATCACTTTTGAACAGTATATCATCACCCAAAAGATTGAAAGGGTAAAGGAATTATTGGTGTATGACGAACTTACCTTGAGCGAAATTGCCTATCAACTGGGGTACAGCAGCGTGGCCTATTTAAGCAATCAATTTAAAAAAATCAATGGTATGGCACCTACACAATTTAAGAAGAGTACTATACAGAATAGAAAGTTTTTGGATGATGTTTAAGAAGTTTTTGTTGCAAGTTCACTTTATCAAGAAAGCTGTCCAAGGCAACTAGACCATCTCAATACTTCATAATATAATTAAACTTTTAATCGATGCTTAAAATCATACAAATAGTTGCCTTACTACAAGGTCTTTTTATTTTATTCATTTTTTACAGAAGTAGAGCGAATTACAGGAAAACAACTTTTTGGCTCTTTTTTGGAAGCATTGTATCCATACTGCTATACATAATTGGTGATGATGATAACAACCTTTTTATAGATGACGCAGATTGGTTCTTATTTGACAGCTCGTTATTTCTAACATTTCTTTTTTTATACTTCAAGTACTTTAATTCTGCCAAAGAGGTTTTTTTGAAAAGAGACTATTTGTTTTTCTTACCCAGTATGTTTTTGTTTTTAAGTGAAACATTGGAAATGATTTCGGATGGGGAAAACGATTTTTTAGAGATAATAGAGACGTTAATAGAATTCGTGTTTTTGTGCTACTTAATCTATATTTTATACAACTTACTTAAAACTAAAAGGACTAATTGGATTCTTTACTTTGTTGCCCCTATTGTTTTAATATTGAGCATTTCGTATATAAATGGTCTTCTAGATTTGTTTGAATTGGCGCCTATTGTTTTTTCCAGTGATGACGATTTTAATTCCTATTTGCTTCTTGTTGTCGCATTCTTGTTCTATTTTATTACCTTTTATATGATAAGTAAGCCCAAAGAACTCATACCAAATGCTGAGGTCACCAAGTACAAATCGTCTAACCTAACGCCCGAATTGATTGAAAAATATAAAAACGCTTTAATACAAATAATGGAAAAGGAAAAACTTTATCTAGACCACAGGTTATCAATCCATAGTGTGTCAAAAAAATTGAATATTCCTAGACAGTATATTTCTGAAGTTCTAAACTTACATTTAAACAAAAGTTTTCAAGATTTTGTCAATGAATATAGGGTTGAAGCATTTGTAAAAAACCTACAAAACGACCAACATGCCCATTTTACGCTTTTCGGGATGGCCACAGAAGTCGGTTTTAGTTCCAAGTCTTCTTTTAATGCTACATTCAAGAAAGTCAAAGGAATAACCCCTACGCAATTCAGGAATTCTATTGCCCAGAAAAAGGTAATAGGTACAGAATAAGCATTCTGGACAACAGGCAAATAATCTTGTGCTTTGTTGTTTCGTTCTTTGGGGGAATTAAATCCTTAAAGCATGGCATTACAAGAAGAATTGAAAACACAAGGCGACTTTTTATTTAAAAATAGAAGTTATTTACCATTGATTATTTTAGTTATTGGTTTATTGGTATTTATCTATCAAAAACATTACAACAGTGAAGCAATAGACAATTGGTTACCTGAATTCTTCGACTACATTTGGCTTGGCATTAGTTTATTCGGCTTGTATATAAGAGTGGTTACAGTAGCCCATACACCAAAAAACACATCTGGAAGAAATACAACAGAGGGGCAAATTGCTGAAGAGCTAAACACTACGGGCATCTATTCAATAGTTAGGCATCCTTTATATTTGGGCAATTTCTTTATGTGGCTTGGCGTGGCAATGCTCACTAATAACACTTGGTTTGTGATAACCTTCGTTTTGTTCTACGCATTTTACTACGAACGTATAATGTATGCCGAAGAAAGTTTTTTAAGACAAAAATTTGGTAATATCTATCTTGATTGGGCCAAAAAAACACCTGCATTTATGCCTTCATTTAAGTATTATCAAAAAGCTAAATATCCGTTTAGTATCAAAAAGGCATTAAAAAAAGAGAAAAACGGTTTGGCAGCCGTGTTTCTAATATTTTGGGTTTTTAGTTTTATCGGCGAAATGATAAAACTACAGGCTATCAAATTTGAATATGACTTCTGGTTTTATGGTGCTTTGGCTTCATCAATAATATACATAGTATTAAAGATTATGAAAAAACAAAAATTATTGGATGAGATCAATCGCTAATATATTCACAACGCCGCAGATACAGTAATAAGATAATCATAGTCTTCATAATATCTTCTACAAAGACTGGTTTGCATCTCGGCCAAGAGTAAAACTCAATCAAAACTTTAGACATTACAAAAAGAATCTATTTTAAAACAATCAAATTATATATGGAACATTTAAGTCAATCAATCAAGAAATCCTTTTTACCATTATTTTTCATCATAATTAACAGCATGCTATTTGCCCAAGAAGAATACACCTTGAGAGGAGCCATTAGCGATGAGTCAAACGGCGAAGCCATGTTTGGCACAACGATTTATTTAAAAGGCACCACCATAGGCACCACCACAAACGAGTATGGCTTTTACTCCATAACAGCACCAGAAGGAAAATACACATTGGTTGTTTCGTATTTAGGATACAAAGAAATACAAAAAGAGGTGTTTCTTAATAAAGACACAAAACTCAACATTGAAATTAAAGAAGATCCTAGCACACTTGATGAAGTCGTAATTACAGCAGATGAAGGCGTAAAAAATCTAAATGTAAGAAAACCACAAATGGGAGTTGTTACCTTAAAGGCAGAAACAATTGAATTAGTGCCTGCTGTATTAGGCGAAGTAGATCTTATTAAAACCATACAACTTTTGCCAGGGGTTTCAAATAATGGAGAAGGTTCAGCAGGCTTTAATGTAAGAGGTGGAGCAGTAGACCAAAACTTGGTGCTTTTAGATGAAGCCATCATTTACAATACGTCTCACTTTTTTGGATTATTTTCTGTATTTAATAACGATGCAATTAAAGATGTAAAACTTTATAAAGGTGATATTCCTGCTAAATTCGGCGGAAGGACAGCTTCAGTTTTAGATGTAAGGCAAAAAGACGGTAACAATAAGCGGCTTGAACTCAATGGAGGTATTGGATTAATTTCAAGTAGGCTTGCAGTAGAAGCACCATTATTCAAAAAGAAAGGCTCTTTTCTTTTAGCAGGAAGAACAACTTATGCTCAGCTTTTTTCTGGTTTGATGGACGATTTGGCAAATAGTAATATTAGTTTTTACGATGTAAACCTAAAAACCAATTATGAAATTAATGAAAACAATAAAATATATCTGTCCAGTTATTTTGGGCGAGATGTTTTTAATATTTCACGTTTAATAAATAGTAATTACGGAAACATCTCTGCAAATCTTAGGTGGAATCATGTTTTCAATGATAAGCTATTCTCTAACCTATCGCTTATATATAGTAAATACGATTATCAGATAATACTGGACTTTGAACAACTGGATTGGATATCTGACATCACAAATTATAACTTAAAATACGATTTTGGATATTATGCAAGTGATAAACTAAAAATAGATTTTGGACTAAGTGGCATTTCTTATAATCTAAATCCAGGAGAAATTATGCCTTCAACGCCAACCTCTCCTATTAATCCATTGACATTAGATCAAAAAAGAGCTTTTGAAGCAGGGACTTATGCCAGTGTAGAACATAAACTTACAGATAAGTTTACTGCAAGATATGGTTTGCGCTACAGTACATTCAACCGATTGGGCGGGCAGGCCATCACAAATTATGCAAATAATCAGCCAGTAGTTTATAACCAAGGATTAGGCATCTACCAAAATGGCGAAGCCATAGGAGAAACAGCTTATTCAAAAGGCCAAACAATTAAACAATTTGGAAATTTAGAACCGCGTTTAGGCTTGTCTTACTTGCTAACAGACAACTCTTCAATAAAAGGAAGTTACACACGTACAGCACAATATTTACATCTACTGTCTAATACGGTATCTGTTACCCCATTAGATGTTTGGACACCTAGTGGGACCTATATTAAACCTCAGCTTTCTAACCAATATGCTTTAGGGTATTATAAGAAATTCAATGGCAATGCATATTCATTTGAAGCCGAAGCTTATTATAAAACTACAGATAATCGTATTGACTACATTGACGGAGCGGATTTAATTGGGAATAATACAATCGAAACCGAAATTTTGAATGGTGAGGCAAGAGCCTATGGTTTAGAATTAATGCTCAGAAAAAATAAAGGGCGTTTTACAGGCTGGCTATCATATACATTGGCTAAATCTGAGCAACGTTCTTTTGGCGGAAATGCTGGAGGCCCTGGAATCAATAATGGTAATTGGTACAATGCACCTTTTGATCGTACACACGATATTTCTATTACAGGAGTTTATAAATTAACAGATAAATGGAAATTTAGTGCAAATGCTATTTACCAAACCGGTCGTCCAGTCACCTATCCAACCGGGCAATTTGAATATGACGGATCCTCTGTTGTAATTTATAATGAAAGAAATGCCGACAGGCTACCTGCTTATCATAGGTTAGATGTTTCAGCGACCTATAAGCCCAACCGTAATCCCAATAAGCAATGGAAAGGTGAGTGGGTATTTAGTATTTATAACCTTTATAACAGGCAAAATGCAGCCTCCATATCATTTAACCAAGACTATAACACTGGAGTAAACGAAGCCTTGAGAACTACAATATTTGGCATTATTCCTTCAGTAACCTATAACTTTAAATTTTAAAAAACATGATGTCCTTAAAAAATATATTTAAAATAGAAAATAAGATTAAAATTGTAAGCCTTTTAGGATTAAGCATTATTATTTTTTCTTGTACAGAAGCTATAGACCTATCTGTACCTACCGAATCTCCACGATTGGTTATTGAAGCATCTATAGGTTGGGAAAAAGGTACTTTAGGAAATAATCAAACCATAAAACTGAGCCTTACCACACCTTATTATGATACAGCACCAAACCCTGTAGCAGGTGCATCAGTCAGAGTTGAAAACATCACAAATGGCGATATATTTATTTTTGAAGACCAACAAGATGGTCGTTACACAACCTCAGATTTCGAACCAATGATTAACAACACCTATAACTTAGAGGTAATTTATAATAATGAGACCTATACTGCTGAAGAAACATTAATGCCTGTCCCAGAAATAGATAGAATAGAGCAATCTCGTGAACTCGGTTCGGACCCAGAAGAGTTAGATCTCACAATATACTTCAATGATCCAGCAAATGAAGTGAATTTTTATTACATCACCTTTTTAGAAGGAGAAGATCTGCTTCCGACAAGAGAAATAATGTCTGATGAGTTTACAAATGGTAATGAAATGTCCCTTTTATACGAAGAAGATGAAGCGGATGCGGAAGACGAAATTTTGCCTGGAGATATGGTGGACATAAACCTATATGGCATATCCGAAGAATACTATGATTTTTTACATAGATTAATAGAACAATCTGATAATGCAGGAGATCCTTTTGCAACTGTTCCAACAAGGCTAAGGGGCAATTATAAAAATTTAGAAAACCCTGATAATTATGCGTTTGGGTACTTTAGGATTACAGAATTTGTAAATGAGGTTTATACTTTCGTTGAGTAATAAATCATCAACCAATAAATTGAATGTATAAAGGAGTTGTTGGTGTACCATAAATCAAGCTTGAGCGAGATAGCTTTTAAACTTAACTATAGCAGTGTAGCATATTTAAGCAACCAGTTTAAAAAGGTAACGGGAATGACTCCCTCATAATTTAAAAATAGTATAGATAAGAACAGGAAATCGTTGGATGATATATAATTTCTACGATAAGCTTCCAAAGGAGCCCTCATATTGGTTGCTTTGAAACAAATGTCCCAATTTCAAATGGGTCAATGTTTGTTTTTTTAGAAACAAATGATCTTTACTGTAAGCTTTATTTTTAACTAATGTCCATTTGCACGTTCTTATTTAATGGTTTGGTGTAGCACAAAAGAATAACTCAAAACCATAAATAGAATAACCAAATTGGTTATCGCCTGTTGGCAAAAGTGATAAATTCTTTTTCGCGAAAAAATTATGAAAGCCGTTGGCGTGCAGAAAACTATTAAAAGGTAATAAATACTTACGAAATCGGAAAATTTCCGGTTTCACGAAAGAAACTAAAATAAAATACGTCATGAAAAAAAAGTATGAAATAAAAGGAATGACATGCAACGGCTGTAGAACCCATGTAGAAGAAGCAATTCTAAATGTCGCAGGAGTAGCCAATGTATCGGTCGATTTGAAAGATGCCGAAGCGACGGTTGAATCTCAATTTGAAGTGCCTTTGGAAAATTTGCAAAAGGCCTTGAAAAATACCGACGGTCAATATAAAATACAACCTATGAATAGCGTTGAACAAAACTAAAACAATGCCTATATAGTTATGCGGTAATTTGTATGATAGCTACAATCAATTGAAATTCTAATAATAACCAAAAAACAATTTTACGATGGAAAACAAGGAAAAACAAACAGATAAGTATTTAAAGTTCTTCGCAATGATTGGCACCTCAATGGTCGCGATGTTCTTTTTAATGTACACGCACTCCTATCAGATTATCGATCACTTCTGGTATAGTGAAACCAGGTTCTTTATGACGTTGATCATGGGCGGGTCCATGGTTATTATCATGCTGCTGTATATGCTACAAATGTACAAAGACCGCAATAAGAATATTGCCATCCTGGCATTGGGCGTTTTGCTGATTGCAGGCGGAATATGGCTGGTCAGGAGTCAGGTTACGGTTACCGGTGTTGATTATATGGAAGGTATGATTCCTCATCATTCCATCGCTATCCTAACTAGTGAACGATCTCAAATAAAAGATATCAGGGTAAGGGAAATCGCCGATGAAATCATCAAAGCGCAGCGTCGGGAAATAATGGAAATGCAATGGTTGATTAACGATATCAAGGAAAATGGGATAGTAGAAACAGAAGAAGAAAAGGAAAAGCGTCCGCTTCCCAAATTTGAAGGATCGCTTACCGAAGAAACAACAAACCTTGACTGATACGGAAAAGTGAATGTCAGGAGGTAATAACAGTTTTTACTTTCGAAAGGAAAAAACGAAAATACAGGAGAATAAACGAAGGCATTTCGGACGTTAAATTATAAACGCATAAAATTTTTATGAAAATACAGCAATTTGAATATGAACCACTTTCCCACTATTCATACGTACTGCTGAGCGGAGGGGAGATGGCGATAATCGATCCCGATCGCGACCCGATGCACTATTATAACTTTGCGCATAAAGAAAATGCTAAGATCAAAGTTGTGCTATTGACCCACTCCCATGCAGACTTTGTAAGCTCACATTGGCAAATTAGCAAAGAAACTGGTGCCACGATCTATAACAGCAGCAGATTGGAAGCTGAATACCCTTTCGAAAGTTTTGATGGGAACAGTGCCATTTTCGTGGGCAATACCAAACTAGAAGCCATAAATACTCCTGGGCATTCATACGATAGTATTTCCATTCTTGCCACAGATGAAAATGAGGTTGCACTTTTTACGGGGGACACCTTATTGATCGGGGATGTCGGACGCCCGGATCTGCGCGGAAATGAAAATGACAAAGAGCAAAAAAAGCAAGCACTGGCCCGTGAAATGTTCAACACAATTCGAACTAAATTCAAAAAAATACCGAATGAGGCCATTATTTACCCCGCCCACGGGGCGGGATCCCTGTGCGGCAAAAGCATGTCGGCAGATAGCAGTAGCACATTAGGTAGGGAGCGAAAGGATAACTGGGCATTTGGCCATCAAAATGAAGACGAGTTTGTCAAAGAACTCCTTGAAGACCAACCATTCATACCGGCCTATTTCAAACATGATGTAGCTAT
This window of the Maribacter cobaltidurans genome carries:
- a CDS encoding TonB-dependent receptor, coding for MEHLSQSIKKSFLPLFFIIINSMLFAQEEYTLRGAISDESNGEAMFGTTIYLKGTTIGTTTNEYGFYSITAPEGKYTLVVSYLGYKEIQKEVFLNKDTKLNIEIKEDPSTLDEVVITADEGVKNLNVRKPQMGVVTLKAETIELVPAVLGEVDLIKTIQLLPGVSNNGEGSAGFNVRGGAVDQNLVLLDEAIIYNTSHFFGLFSVFNNDAIKDVKLYKGDIPAKFGGRTASVLDVRQKDGNNKRLELNGGIGLISSRLAVEAPLFKKKGSFLLAGRTTYAQLFSGLMDDLANSNISFYDVNLKTNYEINENNKIYLSSYFGRDVFNISRLINSNYGNISANLRWNHVFNDKLFSNLSLIYSKYDYQIILDFEQLDWISDITNYNLKYDFGYYASDKLKIDFGLSGISYNLNPGEIMPSTPTSPINPLTLDQKRAFEAGTYASVEHKLTDKFTARYGLRYSTFNRLGGQAITNYANNQPVVYNQGLGIYQNGEAIGETAYSKGQTIKQFGNLEPRLGLSYLLTDNSSIKGSYTRTAQYLHLLSNTVSVTPLDVWTPSGTYIKPQLSNQYALGYYKKFNGNAYSFEAEAYYKTTDNRIDYIDGADLIGNNTIETEILNGEARAYGLELMLRKNKGRFTGWLSYTLAKSEQRSFGGNAGGPGINNGNWYNAPFDRTHDISITGVYKLTDKWKFSANAIYQTGRPVTYPTGQFEYDGSSVVIYNERNADRLPAYHRLDVSATYKPNRNPNKQWKGEWVFSIYNLYNRQNAASISFNQDYNTGVNEALRTTIFGIIPSVTYNFKF
- a CDS encoding heavy-metal-associated domain-containing protein; translated protein: MKKKYEIKGMTCNGCRTHVEEAILNVAGVANVSVDLKDAEATVESQFEVPLENLQKALKNTDGQYKIQPMNSVEQN
- a CDS encoding DUF305 domain-containing protein — encoded protein: MIGTSMVAMFFLMYTHSYQIIDHFWYSETRFFMTLIMGGSMVIIMLLYMLQMYKDRNKNIAILALGVLLIAGGIWLVRSQVTVTGVDYMEGMIPHHSIAILTSERSQIKDIRVREIADEIIKAQRREIMEMQWLINDIKENGIVETEEEKEKRPLPKFEGSLTEETTNLD
- a CDS encoding helix-turn-helix domain-containing protein, whose protein sequence is MSNIIHIKNMVCPRCIAAVSNILKDLEIPYVSIKLGEVELPATLALKKKLSLSIELQESGFSLINDRKSQLIEQMKTLVVDKIHHSSDGLDIKWADYISEKLHLDYKYLSSLFSSVESITFEQYIITQKIERVKELLVYDELTLSEIAYQLGYSSVAYLSNQFKKINGMAPTQFKKSTIQNRKFLDDV
- a CDS encoding DUF4249 domain-containing protein, which codes for MMSLKNIFKIENKIKIVSLLGLSIIIFSCTEAIDLSVPTESPRLVIEASIGWEKGTLGNNQTIKLSLTTPYYDTAPNPVAGASVRVENITNGDIFIFEDQQDGRYTTSDFEPMINNTYNLEVIYNNETYTAEETLMPVPEIDRIEQSRELGSDPEELDLTIYFNDPANEVNFYYITFLEGEDLLPTREIMSDEFTNGNEMSLLYEEDEADAEDEILPGDMVDINLYGISEEYYDFLHRLIEQSDNAGDPFATVPTRLRGNYKNLENPDNYAFGYFRITEFVNEVYTFVE
- a CDS encoding methyltransferase family protein, whose translation is MALQEELKTQGDFLFKNRSYLPLIILVIGLLVFIYQKHYNSEAIDNWLPEFFDYIWLGISLFGLYIRVVTVAHTPKNTSGRNTTEGQIAEELNTTGIYSIVRHPLYLGNFFMWLGVAMLTNNTWFVITFVLFYAFYYERIMYAEESFLRQKFGNIYLDWAKKTPAFMPSFKYYQKAKYPFSIKKALKKEKNGLAAVFLIFWVFSFIGEMIKLQAIKFEYDFWFYGALASSIIYIVLKIMKKQKLLDEINR
- a CDS encoding MBL fold metallo-hydrolase, with the protein product MKIQQFEYEPLSHYSYVLLSGGEMAIIDPDRDPMHYYNFAHKENAKIKVVLLTHSHADFVSSHWQISKETGATIYNSSRLEAEYPFESFDGNSAIFVGNTKLEAINTPGHSYDSISILATDENEVALFTGDTLLIGDVGRPDLRGNENDKEQKKQALAREMFNTIRTKFKKIPNEAIIYPAHGAGSLCGKSMSADSSSTLGRERKDNWAFGHQNEDEFVKELLEDQPFIPAYFKHDVAMNKKKVESIDMATAKIPIHLNAETPKENILIVDSRDENEFKQGHWPQSINIMQGGEASSFETWLGTIIQPNEEFHLVVDSPKSVKTIARRVAKIGFENQLKAIITLSKKSFVENERLDFKHFVQNLDNYTIVDVRNTDEVRKKKIFDGALNQPLHELRDSIQDIPNDKPIIVHCGSGYRSAIGSSILSNELQDVKVYDLGEVIEKFK
- a CDS encoding helix-turn-helix domain-containing protein, translated to MLKIIQIVALLQGLFILFIFYRSRANYRKTTFWLFFGSIVSILLYIIGDDDNNLFIDDADWFLFDSSLFLTFLFLYFKYFNSAKEVFLKRDYLFFLPSMFLFLSETLEMISDGENDFLEIIETLIEFVFLCYLIYILYNLLKTKRTNWILYFVAPIVLILSISYINGLLDLFELAPIVFSSDDDFNSYLLLVVAFLFYFITFYMISKPKELIPNAEVTKYKSSNLTPELIEKYKNALIQIMEKEKLYLDHRLSIHSVSKKLNIPRQYISEVLNLHLNKSFQDFVNEYRVEAFVKNLQNDQHAHFTLFGMATEVGFSSKSSFNATFKKVKGITPTQFRNSIAQKKVIGTE